The DNA sequence CCGCAAGCTGGGAGAGATGCGTTCGGTCGTGGCGGCCAGCCCCGATTACATCGCCGCGCAGGGCGCCCCCGCAACCCCGGACGACTTGCGCCACCATGCCTGCATCCTCGACACGAACCGCCGTACGCCGCGCCGCTGGGTGTTCCTGAAGAATGGCAAGGAGCAGGCGGTGGACGTGCAGGGCCGGCTCCACGTCAACTCCGCCCGCGCGGCGGTGGAACTGGCGGCCGCCGGGCTGGGCATCTGCTACGTCCCGCGCTTCGCCGTGACGGAGGCGATGGCCGCGGGCCGCCTTGTGCCCGTCATGGAGGGCTACGACGGCAGCGCGATCCAGGTCAGCGCCGTCTACCTCGAAGGGCGCAGCCTGCCCCGCAAGATCCGCGCCCTGATCGACTTCGCGGTGGAGGACAGCCGCGCCGCCGCCCTTCTCTGACCGATCCCTGCATAAAAAGGGCGACCCCGCAGGGCCGCCCTTCGGACGTCGGAACAGGCCGGGCGTTCAGCCCAGCACGGCCTTCAGCGTGTCGCGCATCGGGGTTGTCGGGCGGCCGATCAGGCGGCTCAGGTCGCGGGACTGCGTGGCCAGAGCACCCTGCCCCGCCTTAGCGTCGCTGTCGGCCAGGATGCCGGCGAACCCTTCGGGCAGGCCCGCGCCCACCAGCGCGGCCGCATAACCCGCCTGGTCCATGTTCACATAGGCCACGTCCTTGCCGGAGACTTCGCTCAGCAGTGCTGCGTATTCGGTCAGGGAAAAGTCGCTGTCGCCGCCCAGTTCATAGACGTCACCGGCCTGCCCTTCGCCCGCCAGCACCACCGCCGCCGCTTCGGCATAGTCCTGCCGCGACGCGGTGTTGAAGCGTCCCTCGCCCGCGGCCCCGAAGTGCTGGCCCATGCCCACGGCCTGCGGTGCGGTCCCGGCGATGTTCTCCGAATACCAGCCATTGCGCAGAAGCGCGTGGGGAAGGCCGCTGTCACGCAGCATCGCCTCGGTCTGAAGGTGCTCTTCGGCGAGTGCCATGCCGCCCGTTTCGGCGTTCAGGATCGAGGTATAGGCGACGAACCCGACGCCCGCGGCCTTTGCCGCCTCGATCACGTTGCGGTGCTGCGCGGCACGTTTGCCGATCTCGGACGACGAGATCAGCAGCAGCCGGTCGATCCCGTCGAAGGCCGCGCGCAGCGCCTCGGGGTTTTCGTAGTCGGCCTGCCGTGCGGCAATGCCCTTCGCCTCGAACGCCTCGCGCGCAGAGTCGGAGCGCACCAGCACGACGATGTCGCTTGCGGGCACAAGCGTGGCGAGGTGATCGACCACCTTCTGCCCCAACTGCCCCGATGCGCCGGTCACCAGATACTTGGTCATGATCTTTCCTTTCAGGTATAGAATCGGATACAGGTCTCATTTAGAGACTTACCCCTTGCCCCGAAAGGAGGCAGTTTTTCGGGACAAGGTAACAGAAAGGGAACCGCCCATGGTATCGACCGTCACCGACCGGCTGCAGGACTGGAAAACACAGGGATTCGATCCCACCAACTGCCCGGTGCGGCAGGTGCTTGACCACGTGTCCGCCAAGTGGCCCGTCCTGATCCTGATGGAGCTGGAACCAGGGCCGGTGCGCTTCAACGCCCTGCTGCGCGCCCTGCCCGACATCTCGAAACGGATGCTGACCCAGTCGCTGCGCAATCTCGAACGCGATGGAATCATCCGGCGCGAGGTCTTTGACACCAAGCCGCCCAGCGTCTGCTACAGCCTGACCGAGCTGGGAGAGGGCCTGCTGCCCCACATCATGGCCATGGTGGACTGGGCTACGCAGGGCATGCCCCACATCGCAGCCGCGCGCGCCGCCTT is a window from the Sagittula sp. P11 genome containing:
- a CDS encoding substrate binding domain-containing protein; its protein translation is MADMLARFAARNPELTFDLRLHDGFVDLASEGIDLAFRVGQSDMRSLKSRKLGEMRSVVAASPDYIAAQGAPATPDDLRHHACILDTNRRTPRRWVFLKNGKEQAVDVQGRLHVNSARAAVELAAAGLGICYVPRFAVTEAMAAGRLVPVMEGYDGSAIQVSAVYLEGRSLPRKIRALIDFAVEDSRAAALL
- a CDS encoding SDR family oxidoreductase — its product is MTKYLVTGASGQLGQKVVDHLATLVPASDIVVLVRSDSAREAFEAKGIAARQADYENPEALRAAFDGIDRLLLISSSEIGKRAAQHRNVIEAAKAAGVGFVAYTSILNAETGGMALAEEHLQTEAMLRDSGLPHALLRNGWYSENIAGTAPQAVGMGQHFGAAGEGRFNTASRQDYAEAAAVVLAGEGQAGDVYELGGDSDFSLTEYAALLSEVSGKDVAYVNMDQAGYAAALVGAGLPEGFAGILADSDAKAGQGALATQSRDLSRLIGRPTTPMRDTLKAVLG
- a CDS encoding helix-turn-helix domain-containing protein, whose protein sequence is MVSTVTDRLQDWKTQGFDPTNCPVRQVLDHVSAKWPVLILMELEPGPVRFNALLRALPDISKRMLTQSLRNLERDGIIRREVFDTKPPSVCYSLTELGEGLLPHIMAMVDWATQGMPHIAAARAAFDRA